A window of Chitinophagales bacterium contains these coding sequences:
- a CDS encoding helix-turn-helix transcriptional regulator, with product MEKIRRFEIITEYNIFNQKETLHPLVSVIDLSKAAPRQASNMYFGFYTVFLKDVKCGDLRYGRAMYDYQEGTMVFIAPGQVVTVDSHGETYQPKGYALVFHPDLIYGTSLGRNIQDYTFFSYQSNEALHLSERERKIVLDCFSKIEYELEHAVDKHSKKLLVDNIELLLNYCTRFYDRQFITRDKVHQGILEKFETLLNGYFQSDKPQTTGLPSVADCAKEMNLSAGYFGDLIKKETGQSAQEYIKAKVITVAKERIFNVNRSISEVAYELGFKYPQHFTRLFKQKTGMTPNEFRAQN from the coding sequence ATGGAAAAAATAAGACGGTTCGAGATAATCACAGAATATAATATTTTCAACCAAAAAGAAACATTGCATCCGCTGGTGAGCGTTATTGATTTGTCGAAAGCGGCACCAAGGCAAGCTTCCAATATGTATTTTGGTTTTTACACCGTTTTCTTAAAAGATGTAAAATGTGGTGACCTGCGATACGGCCGGGCAATGTATGATTATCAGGAAGGGACAATGGTATTTATTGCTCCGGGGCAGGTTGTTACTGTTGACAGCCATGGCGAAACCTATCAACCCAAAGGGTATGCATTGGTTTTTCATCCCGATTTAATATATGGCACTTCTCTTGGCAGGAATATACAGGATTATACGTTCTTTTCCTATCAATCCAATGAAGCACTGCACTTGTCAGAGCGTGAAAGAAAAATTGTGTTAGATTGTTTTTCAAAAATAGAATACGAACTGGAGCATGCCGTTGACAAGCACAGCAAAAAGTTATTGGTGGATAACATTGAATTGTTACTTAACTATTGTACCCGTTTTTACGACAGACAATTTATTACCCGCGACAAAGTACATCAGGGAATTTTAGAGAAATTTGAGACCTTACTTAATGGCTATTTTCAGAGCGACAAACCACAAACTACAGGCTTACCTTCAGTAGCCGACTGTGCAAAGGAAATGAATTTATCAGCCGGATATTTTGGCGACCTTATTAAAAAAGAAACGGGACAATCAGCGCAAGAATACATTAAAGCCAAAGTAATTACTGTTGCTAAAGAACGAATTTTTAATGTTAACAGATCTATAAGCGAAGTAGCATATGAATTAGGTTTTAAGTATCCGCAACATTTTACAAGACTTTTCAAACAAAAAACAGGAATGACGCCAAACGAATTTAGAGCACAGAATTAA
- a CDS encoding SAM-dependent chlorinase/fluorinase, whose translation MALITLTSEMGHQDYLVSAVKATLLGIDPGFTIVDVSHSIPAFNYPQAAYVCRNAFKHFPEYSYHLVLVNLFDRKPEQLLLAFHQNQYILCADNGLLTMILEEKPEMIIGIPLKSTEKTTIGIAAAMGRVAHELVNGTSIKDIGVPDVNYLEKNPLRPVVDDLGMEGKIIFIDQFENVVVNITREEFERNRNGRKFQIIFKRDEVIDRISQTYADAPEGEKLALFNSAGYLEIAINKGNAAGLFGLKGYNEKNGRVSAILQNQLFYQTIRIHFEP comes from the coding sequence ATGGCATTGATCACATTAACTTCGGAAATGGGTCACCAGGACTATCTGGTGAGCGCGGTGAAAGCCACCCTGCTGGGGATCGATCCGGGTTTTACGATCGTGGATGTATCGCACTCGATTCCGGCCTTTAATTATCCTCAGGCGGCCTATGTCTGCCGCAATGCCTTTAAACATTTTCCTGAATACAGTTACCACCTGGTCCTCGTCAACCTGTTTGACCGGAAACCGGAACAACTTCTCCTGGCCTTTCACCAGAACCAATATATACTTTGCGCCGATAACGGCTTACTGACGATGATTTTGGAAGAGAAACCGGAAATGATCATTGGAATACCCCTGAAATCGACGGAAAAAACCACTATCGGTATTGCCGCGGCAATGGGCCGGGTAGCGCATGAACTGGTCAATGGGACTTCGATCAAGGATATCGGTGTGCCGGATGTGAACTATCTTGAAAAGAACCCACTGAGACCGGTGGTGGATGACCTGGGTATGGAAGGGAAGATCATATTCATTGATCAATTTGAAAATGTGGTGGTGAATATCACCCGCGAAGAATTTGAGCGGAACCGGAATGGCCGGAAATTCCAGATCATTTTTAAACGGGACGAGGTGATCGACCGGATCAGCCAGACCTATGCGGATGCCCCTGAAGGGGAAAAACTGGCCTTGTTCAATTCAGCCGGTTACCTGGAGATCGCCATTAACAAAGGCAATGCCGCAGGCCTTTTTGGTTTAAAAGGCTATAACGAGAAGAATGGCCGGGTATCCGCGATCCTGCAAAACCAGCTATTCTATCAAACGATACGCATCCATTTTGAACCTTAA
- a CDS encoding VOC family protein produces MIHQKITPCLWVEKDAKAVVEYYLSIFKDGKLKDYRLFTQMPKDGNPANSADDNLSGEFDTAVMEIAGVEFSILAAGPMFKFTEAISMVINCKDQAEVDYYWEALTSNGGEEGPCGWCKDKYGLSWQVVPTEYFDLIHHSDPAISRKALMNTFSQKKIIIADLK; encoded by the coding sequence ATGATACACCAAAAAATAACTCCTTGCCTATGGGTTGAAAAAGACGCCAAGGCCGTAGTGGAATATTATCTCTCCATCTTTAAGGATGGAAAGCTAAAAGACTACCGTCTGTTCACCCAAATGCCAAAAGATGGGAACCCTGCCAATTCCGCTGATGATAATTTATCGGGCGAATTTGATACGGCTGTAATGGAAATAGCCGGGGTAGAATTCAGCATATTAGCCGCAGGACCCATGTTTAAATTTACTGAAGCTATATCCATGGTCATAAACTGCAAAGACCAGGCTGAGGTTGATTACTATTGGGAAGCGCTAACCTCCAATGGTGGAGAAGAAGGACCCTGCGGATGGTGTAAGGATAAATATGGGCTATCCTGGCAGGTGGTACCCACTGAATACTTTGACCTGATTCACCATAGTGACCCCGCCATCAGCAGAAAAGCATTAATGAACACGTTTAGTCAAAAGAAAATAATCATTGCAGATTTAAAGTAA
- a CDS encoding sterol desaturase family protein: protein MFEKLSHLPTPWQILTDPASIIVISIFLVLLIAEATVPGRKLPTIKYWKLKGIIAFTIYFFVSSYLPLIWNDYLAAYKIFDLTQLGHYWGGLIALFLYELGVYVWHRAMHKSHLLWRVFHQMHHSAERVDTYGAFYFSLMDMIGFTFLTSLAMVWIAGFTPQATIYAIYGATFLAVIQHTNIKTPQWTGYIFQRPESHSLHHEKGVHAYNYSDLPLFDIIFGTFRNPKEFVKETGFYPGASSEIGKMLLFKDITSEPAKRKE from the coding sequence ATGTTTGAAAAACTTTCACACCTTCCCACCCCCTGGCAGATACTGACTGACCCGGCTTCCATAATCGTCATTTCGATTTTCCTGGTATTACTGATCGCCGAAGCAACTGTGCCGGGACGAAAATTACCTACTATAAAATATTGGAAACTAAAAGGGATAATAGCCTTTACTATTTATTTCTTTGTATCGTCCTACCTTCCACTTATCTGGAACGACTATTTAGCCGCCTACAAGATATTTGACCTTACCCAACTTGGTCATTATTGGGGTGGTTTGATCGCCCTGTTTCTTTACGAACTTGGTGTCTACGTCTGGCATAGAGCCATGCATAAAAGTCATTTGTTGTGGCGTGTATTCCATCAAATGCATCACAGTGCAGAGCGAGTGGATACATATGGCGCTTTCTATTTTAGCTTAATGGACATGATTGGATTTACATTCTTAACAAGTCTTGCCATGGTTTGGATTGCCGGATTCACCCCACAGGCAACTATATACGCCATCTACGGTGCCACATTTCTGGCCGTTATTCAACACACCAATATTAAGACCCCCCAATGGACAGGTTATATTTTCCAGCGACCAGAATCCCATTCTTTACACCACGAAAAAGGGGTTCACGCCTATAACTATTCCGACCTTCCGTTATTCGATATAATATTCGGAACATTCCGCAATCCCAAAGAATTTGTAAAGGAAACAGGCTTTTACCCTGGGGCTTCATCCGAGATAGGGAAAATGCTATTATTTAAAGACATTACTTCAGAGCCTGCCAAAAGGAAGGAATAA
- a CDS encoding 5'(3')-deoxyribonucleotidase codes for MTNPRLRIAVDMDGVLADVAEQFLRYHERDFGERKSLAEVAGVEELDAFPHSRKHVYEPGFFLTAPVIPHSQEVLKALHDRFDVFIVSAATEFPQSLPEKQVWLGQHFPFISWQQMVFCGSKTIIRADWMIDDHFKNLDHFSGDTILFSQPHNLLRENGRHRRVQGWTEVWDIFNS; via the coding sequence ATGACAAATCCCCGCCTTCGCATTGCTGTGGACATGGATGGTGTACTGGCCGATGTGGCCGAGCAGTTTCTGCGCTATCATGAACGGGATTTTGGAGAAAGAAAATCCCTGGCCGAAGTAGCCGGGGTAGAAGAATTGGATGCCTTCCCGCATAGCCGAAAACATGTATATGAACCGGGTTTCTTTCTTACCGCCCCGGTGATCCCGCATAGCCAGGAGGTATTGAAAGCCCTCCACGACCGGTTTGATGTTTTTATCGTCTCGGCCGCCACGGAATTTCCTCAAAGCCTGCCCGAGAAACAGGTCTGGCTGGGACAACATTTCCCCTTTATATCCTGGCAACAAATGGTGTTCTGCGGGTCAAAGACCATCATCCGGGCCGACTGGATGATCGATGACCATTTCAAGAACCTGGACCATTTTTCCGGGGACACCATCCTGTTCTCCCAGCCCCATAACCTTTTACGGGAAAATGGCCGTCACCGACGGGTCCAGGGCTGGACAGAGGTTTGGGATATATTTAATTCCTAA
- a CDS encoding alpha/beta fold hydrolase: MRRSILIILIICLFTSIRAQEEIKLRSGNIEMYGTIITPAKQTNRAILIIVGSGSTDRDGNTKPVYVNNCLKMLAEELSVLGYCTLRYDKRGVGKSNSDSLKSENLRFEQYVTDAIEWINFLKKKYADITVIGHSQGALVGMMAVQKTKVNRFISLAGLSEDAYTTVKRQLSNQPKVVRDAAYPILDSLKNEIKVNEVPAYLNSLFNPKTQDYFISFMRYNPRVEITKINCPILVIQGTSDLQITVEGATEMSNNSQNSTLKIIEGMNHVLKKSSNDVSENMSTYNNAALPLHPDLIMAINQFLEK, translated from the coding sequence ATGAGACGTTCTATTTTAATCATTCTAATCATTTGCTTATTTACTTCTATCCGGGCTCAAGAAGAAATTAAGCTAAGGTCTGGTAATATAGAAATGTATGGAACTATAATTACCCCCGCAAAACAGACAAACAGAGCAATACTTATTATTGTTGGCTCAGGTTCAACAGATAGAGATGGAAACACAAAACCTGTATATGTTAACAATTGCCTTAAAATGCTTGCAGAAGAATTATCGGTTTTAGGTTACTGTACATTAAGATATGATAAAAGAGGAGTGGGTAAGAGTAATTCCGACTCTCTGAAATCGGAAAATTTACGCTTTGAACAATATGTCACAGATGCGATTGAATGGATTAATTTTTTAAAGAAGAAATATGCTGATATTACTGTTATCGGCCATAGTCAGGGAGCGTTAGTAGGTATGATGGCTGTTCAAAAAACCAAAGTGAACAGATTCATATCTTTGGCGGGCTTGTCAGAAGATGCCTATACTACAGTCAAAAGACAATTATCAAACCAGCCAAAAGTTGTAAGGGATGCCGCATACCCAATACTTGACAGCCTGAAAAATGAAATAAAAGTAAATGAAGTGCCCGCCTATTTAAATAGTTTGTTCAACCCAAAAACGCAAGACTATTTTATCTCATTCATGAGATATAACCCAAGGGTGGAAATAACTAAAATAAACTGCCCAATTTTAGTAATACAAGGTACCAGCGACTTACAAATAACAGTAGAAGGTGCAACTGAAATGAGCAATAATTCACAGAATTCTACATTGAAAATTATTGAAGGTATGAATCATGTGCTTAAAAAATCTTCAAATGATGTAAGTGAAAATATGAGTACCTATAATAATGCAGCACTTCCGTTACACCCCGATTTAATTATGGCAATTAATCAATTCTTAGAAAAGTAG
- a CDS encoding VOC family protein yields MKMIPLFRCTSMKKAIAFYTETLDFELSAESTPDDVVVVLSNGNAELMLSTIDGLSGNVTNIVVENIDSLFQKYIQRGLDISTKSESPIHQGPLNQTWGTREFYVTDPDCNTLRFQQR; encoded by the coding sequence ATGAAAATGATCCCGCTTTTTCGCTGTACCAGCATGAAGAAAGCTATAGCCTTCTATACTGAAACCCTGGATTTTGAACTATCCGCAGAAAGTACACCAGATGATGTCGTTGTTGTTCTATCAAATGGGAACGCTGAACTCATGCTGTCAACAATCGACGGGTTATCTGGTAATGTGACCAATATAGTTGTAGAAAATATCGACTCGCTTTTCCAAAAATATATTCAAAGAGGTCTGGATATCTCAACTAAGTCAGAATCACCAATTCATCAGGGGCCATTAAACCAGACCTGGGGAACCAGGGAATTTTATGTAACAGACCCTGACTGCAACACACTAAGATTTCAGCAGAGATAG
- a CDS encoding YdeI/OmpD-associated family protein → MQEKKIDVFYPKSQTAWRKWLEKNHLSKQAVWLVYYNKKSGKKSITWSNAVDEALCFGWIDSKIIKVDEDASHQYFSRRKPKSTWSKINKDKVEQLIASGQMAEAGLASIELAKQNGSWTILDDVEALIIPPDLEAALARKPRSKAFYHSLSKSAQKSILSWLVFARTPETRKKRISEIIESAAKQLKPVHLR, encoded by the coding sequence ATGCAGGAGAAAAAGATAGACGTATTTTACCCTAAAAGCCAAACAGCCTGGAGAAAATGGTTGGAGAAAAACCATCTTTCCAAACAAGCTGTTTGGCTTGTTTATTATAATAAAAAATCAGGTAAAAAATCCATTACCTGGAGTAATGCGGTGGATGAGGCCTTGTGTTTTGGCTGGATTGACAGCAAAATAATCAAGGTTGATGAAGATGCCTCCCATCAATATTTCAGCAGGCGAAAGCCGAAAAGCACCTGGTCAAAGATCAATAAAGACAAAGTGGAGCAGCTGATCGCCAGTGGCCAGATGGCTGAAGCAGGATTGGCCAGTATTGAATTGGCCAAACAAAATGGCTCCTGGACCATTTTAGACGATGTGGAGGCATTGATCATTCCCCCCGACCTGGAAGCAGCGTTGGCAAGAAAACCTCGTTCCAAAGCATTCTACCATAGCTTAAGCAAATCGGCACAAAAATCAATCCTTTCCTGGCTGGTGTTTGCCAGGACGCCTGAAACCCGGAAAAAAAGAATTAGTGAAATAATTGAAAGCGCCGCAAAGCAATTAAAGCCGGTACACTTGCGCTAG
- a CDS encoding SDR family oxidoreductase, with translation MNSFFSNKVVIVTGGTDGIGRAMVDQLLQSGAKVSTCGRNPDKLYQLQSQYPSSPLHTMIADVSNENDCRRLVEMTIKMFGGVDILINNAGISMRAEMTEASTEVIRTVMEINFFGSVYCTHYALSSILERKGTIVGVSSIAGYRGLPGRSGYSASKFALRGWLEALRTEMLESGVNVMWVCPGFTTSNIRNAALNKEGQAHGESPMDEGKMMTAEECSHIILNGIRKRKREIVMTFTGKRAVFLNKFFPSFADKMTRKFFYKEGKLVK, from the coding sequence ATGAACTCCTTCTTTTCCAATAAAGTCGTCATTGTCACCGGAGGTACCGATGGTATCGGTCGCGCCATGGTTGACCAGTTGCTCCAATCGGGGGCCAAAGTATCCACCTGTGGCCGTAATCCGGATAAACTCTACCAACTCCAGTCGCAATACCCCTCCTCCCCTCTTCATACCATGATCGCGGATGTGAGCAACGAGAACGATTGCCGTCGCCTTGTGGAAATGACCATAAAAATGTTTGGGGGCGTGGATATACTGATCAATAATGCAGGTATCTCGATGCGGGCAGAAATGACGGAGGCCAGTACCGAAGTGATCCGTACGGTCATGGAGATCAACTTCTTTGGATCGGTGTATTGCACGCATTATGCCCTGTCCTCCATATTGGAACGGAAAGGCACAATCGTTGGAGTTTCTTCGATCGCAGGATACCGGGGATTGCCCGGCCGTAGCGGCTATTCCGCCTCCAAATTTGCCCTCCGGGGATGGCTGGAAGCCCTCCGCACGGAAATGCTCGAAAGCGGGGTAAATGTGATGTGGGTTTGCCCGGGATTCACTACCTCGAATATCCGGAATGCCGCCCTGAACAAAGAGGGCCAGGCCCATGGGGAAAGCCCTATGGATGAAGGGAAAATGATGACGGCCGAAGAATGTTCGCATATCATCCTGAACGGGATCCGTAAACGGAAGCGCGAGATCGTGATGACCTTTACCGGGAAAAGGGCCGTTTTCCTCAACAAATTCTTTCCCTCTTTCGCCGATAAGATGACACGAAAATTCTTTTACAAGGAAGGCAAACTAGTTAAATAA